The Lytechinus pictus isolate F3 Inbred chromosome 14, Lp3.0, whole genome shotgun sequence genomic sequence ACTATATCGGTTCCGAGCCCCTCTTTCTTCCATCACCCATGCCAATTGATCGTCCAATCATAACAGGGACCTCGGGGAAGAACAGATGGGCTATATTAATAGCCCATCTGAAACGAGTCATCCCTACGATATGTATAAGTTTTATATGTtgtattatattcattatttatgttATGATTCTGTTATACTAATTTGATCttacaatgtatattttgtttatatttttatatttttatcgtgaataaaccaaaccaaaccaaactgcatattttatcttttctgaCATAGCGCTGATTCGAACGACTACGTGGCCCACAGTCGGCAGTCAAACGCTCTCGTCAACCATGGCGGCACGGTGGATCTTTGGTCCAAGCCTGCCTTGGTCAAGAGCACCTGCAAGATTGGCGTCAAATTCTTCCCATTTGACGAGCAGATGTGCAGCATGAAGTTTGGCTCTTGGACCTACAACAGCTTCCAGATGAGTCTTGACAAGCACAAGCCCGAACCCGATCTTTCAACTTTCGTCAACAACGAGCAATGGGACCTCAAATTCGCCGTCTCGCGGCGCCACAACGTCAAATACAAATGCTGTCCTGAACGTTATCACGACGTCACCTTTTATATCGGGATGAGGCGGAAACCACTGTACTACATCTACAACCTAATCATGCCTTGTATTCTGTTATCGTCGCTGTCAATGTTGGGTTTCTTTATGCCTTATGACGTGGGTGTGGTCAAGGTGTCCCTTAGCGTAACACTCATCTTATCCTTGACTGTCTTCTTGCTACTGGTTGCCGAGATGATGCCAAGAACATCAGATGAAGTTCCTTTAATTGGTAAGAATTAGCCATACTGGCGATGTTTCGCAAAGATTGATGTAGGCCTAGTGGGTTATTGTGAGAAACATGCCAAGAATTACAAATCTATTTGGATTCCTTGATTGCTTTATAGTTTTAGGGAGTGTAAACACATTTGCTGCTGCTAATGTTAATTGCAACAAGAATTTGCAATTTATTGATTGCAAGGATTTTCTCGCAACATCCTCCTTAAGAAATATCATTGATGGAGCAGTCACGCTTCAATGTTTGCGAAATATCCCCAGGTATCGAGTATTGGCCTGTGAGTCCTACCCCTTGTCAGGGCGTTGCTAGTGGTACTGAAAATCAATGCTAGCTTATTTATTTAACTCGAGTTTACCGAGTATTGTTAATAAGGGATCGTCAACGATAATGAATTACATGCTGTGTTTCATGAAGATTTAAGTCATTACTTAAATACATCCTTAAGGACAATGACAACAGCAATGAAATCACGGTCTTTATCACTTACCATAAAATGGCTGTCAATATAATTATCACTGTCAGTGTGAAATATCGATGTCAATGTGATGGTGTGTGATATATCGTATGCAACTGGGAATTTAAGTTGTATTTACTTTCACTCTTTGTGAACATTCTGAAtagtaacaaaaaataatcatgaacatTACGACTATAGAGCCATTATCGAAGGTTGCAATGTTTCATGATACTTTTTGTAAGGAAATCAAGACATGTCTGCGCCAAGACATCTGTGCAAGGTAACAGTATCTGTAATGGCGGTCAAAGATATCACAAAGATATCTCTCGTACGATTTGCAGTTAAATCGCAAAAGGACGTTGTTTAATTAGAAGGAATGTCGTGACGATTCCTTCAACCGATCTTGGATGCGTTAATTTCTGGAAGACTTTAAACTCTGGTTGTCATTATGGTAACTACTATGAAAACTTTGTTTGTGATTAGGTGGTTAATCATGTTACCATGGTTGCTGCCAAAATGACAAACTTAACCATGAATGCAATAACTGTTTATAAACCGGTACCCAGATTGAAAGTTTACTCGACATCCTGACAGACTATTGTCAGGGGTGGAAAAAATCGAAAAGGCTATTcgttttttttcatggtttcatTCTCACTCATTCTCATTTTTGTTCACAGGACAATATTACGCAGCGACCATGTTCCTCATATCCCTGTCTACCGCCATGAATGTATTTGTGTTGAACGTGAACGAGCGAGGAAAGATCGAAGGACAGGACGTGCCGCGATGGCTTCGCATCCTTGCTCTCGATTACTTCGCCAAGGTTCTATGCGTGCAGTCATGTGGTTCCGGGTCGCGGCGAACAGGACGCGACAGTTCCGACTATAGACAGTATGGTGGTCATTACACCACGCACAactttcaaaatggcagccatcaGCGAACAGATACGGGGCATGCCACTTTAAATCAATACAACCAAACACCGAGCCGGAACAGCATGCATGTTCGCTTCGGCACGGCGACGACGCCTGGCAACGAGTCAGATATGCTTCTCGAGGACAGGGACGTCGGTGGCGGGATGGGGGAACTGGAGTCCATGCAGGACCGGCGCCTGGGAAGACTGGAACGAAGCGTCACCGATATCTTTAAACATATGAAAAACCTGCAGAAGAAGCGGGAGAGacaaaaccaattgaaatcaGATTGGGGAAAGGTAGCACAGGTACTGGACAGGGTATTACTTGTTGTCTTCGTACTCTGTACAGCAGCAACGGCCCTCGTGTTGCTTCTAAGGCGAACACCGGGAGTTGAACCACCGCCAGAGGAATAGACCCAGAGaaagaaattactccaaaactGATTTGAATAGTGTTTATATTGATATGAATGAGGAGaacataaattattattgtaataccTTGTTGACGCTGGTGAAAGCAGATGTGATGTTCAAGATATTGGTACAATGCCAGTGTTATCCGCAGCAATGATCGCTCCGCAGTTATGAGTTTTTGCAACTGCAACGGGGacagattcaagaacacagtaaatgtattaaaaatgtccgTCGAATGACAACAGCTGGGTGGACTTTGTCGAAAACTtatgaaccggaacagcagtttcgtcctaagtttctGAGCTGACGaataattgcaaatatgttgtttgtccagagtccaggacgaaactgccgTTTTAATTCATCGATTTTCCACAAACACTTTTTGGTTTTGTATTGTCTTTATctgcatttgacaatacattttcttcgTTCTTGAAGGCGTCGTGGAAGTCAAAACTCCCTAATACAGCACATTAGCTCAGCAGCAGCTGCTTGGTGTAAACTGCTTCCAGCTGTCGTGATGATGAGCAGAAATTATGACGTCATGGAGCTCCAAAATATCGTCTTTACTATTGGCAATTGTTGTTATGCAGTTTTAAATGTGACGACGCGATAAAACTTTGTGACTCACGAGATATTTTTGATGCAATGACTAAAGGGTAACTACAGTATTGCAactcaaataatatattttcttggattttttttatcttatgtTGTTGTGATGAGTTTTATTAAAGCCTGGTTTTCAAGGGACTTACGACTTTTTGCGAAGGTTTGGCATCGAAGCGAATGAAAAAAACTAAATAATGAGAAGGTCAAACTTTAATTGAGTAGTGGAGTGTCATGCGGAAAAAGGCGCCAAACTTGCGCAAAATTTGAGTTTAAATGTCTTCGGAAGGTTCGCATGACATTCTCCGGAGTCGTTTTTCTTTCGCAAGTAGTTGTAAAAATCCCAATGAAAACCAGGCTTTAGTTGTTATTCCTTTGTATTATGTAGTTTGATGAGCTATTCGTAAACTTGTTAAAAGGTAATGTACCTTCGGGCACAATCGATATTTAAGCATGGTCTTGTAGACTCACCTTTTGATCTTATGGCAATGGGTGGGACATTCGAATGTAAAATGTGAATAGCAATATCTAATTGTAgtgaataacattttaaaatggtgccaaaaataattttaaaaaaatcaatgcacATTTAGGCTATGTTATATGCTCAAGATTCTGCAAAATTGATTATCATAACTCCATTACAAAAGGGCATCATGAGAGAATAAAGACTACTGTAACAGGCCTTTTACCGGGAAGAGGGACGAGGCAATTAATGCTTACCATGGGCCATTTGGGGTGCACGCACACTGCATATCAATATTCACAACTATATTAACTATTCACGGTCCCCAAGAGATGATGCATGTGGATCCCCTTTTTTAAAGAGTTGTAGCCTCATTTACTgatatttgttgttgttcttttcAGTTAATATTGTTTGACATAAAAATCGATATAAGAATAAACACAGCGTGTGGATAAAACTTTGAGCATGTAACAGGTGTAAGGGAGGCCTGGGAGAGGTATGTTGAAGGCATTGTTACgggtatttcttatttcatccaACCTCCCTCCCTGTCCTTCCTTTCTTTAATTCATACATACTTTATGAGTTTCCGATTGAATTCATTTCGACAACGAGGATCGGTAATAGCAGCATCGAATGAGAATAAcattcaggggccgcggaatggttttcaaagtggggggctgagccaaaagtggggaggctgaccatgcaaaaaatcacaatcatatggtaattgttacgtttttgtacacggattttgaaaaaaaagtggggggctgaagcccccccccccccccgcttccgcggcccctgacatTGAAGTGGGGTCATATCAAacctgaatataaaaaatggatTATGTTATGGATTATAACAATATTGGTGCATTTAGAATAAATGCATCATTTCGGGAGTATTagtatcaaaaatatttttttctgcagtTCTTCCTACCCACCCcaacccgcccccccccccaaaaaaaaaacaatcatcgTCAACCACTGCCACCAGTGTAATCATTTCCTTTATTACTGTTAATACTTGTACTTATTCATTCCTCTTCCTCTTTAGCTTCCAATACTCTTCGTCCCCCTCTTTTTCCtcatcatctttttttcttcttcaatctTTTTCTCCGTTGTTCGTCTTTTTCCTCTCACCTTCTCCTCTTTTCCTATCCACGACTGACGAGGCACGCAGTCGCCATCATTCTcctcaccattatcattaacgccatcatcatccccacaaTCATAATCCTCATCACCTTGAATGCCAAGCATCATCATGATCGTCATCACCAACgtcctcatcatcattgtcgtGATCATTATCATTTGGTCTCTTTCCTCTTTATTCATGTGTGCCTCTGCTCATTCGGATCATACTTTCACTAAATTCTCTCGTCTCCGTTGCCATAGAAACTGTTCATTCCTTATGTGGTATCTCTGGTTCTAATGGCATCGCCCATATATTTAATTCCGCACATTGGATAAAAGTTATATACGTCACCCTTTTGAAGTGTAACTTCATTTGCTGGTTCCTATTAGTCAATTTCAGAGATGAATTACTTTGAATCGGTTTAAATATTGCTGTCTATTCATTCATAACTTACAATAGGATGAATCGCAATAGGGGAGGGGATATGGAAACTTATGGTTAGCGTGCATTGATTCATGTTTTACAATCAGTGACAGTATAACATTTAACGATGTGAAAATTAAACAAAGAATATATGTATCTTACAAAGTACTGTCAATCATTCAGAcaatatgatataaatctttcttttttttcttagcgACTTAGGTAAGAAGTGTCTAAATCGCCGTCAATTCTTGGAAATGTTCCCAGAAAATAACCTTTTCTTAACTCGTTTGTATATTTCTTGGAATCATAATATCGCAATGAATGGTGTGGATCGTCAATTGCGTGTAATTGAAACGTTCTTGTCCgtacgttattattattaccagaCTTGCAGGCACGGCGTATACCTAGAGATAATTAAGCAAATCAGTTATACCGGTTTAGTATGTTTGTAGAATTACCTTAGAATTACATTCCAGTTGCATGACTTGT encodes the following:
- the LOC135156643 gene encoding neuronal acetylcholine receptor subunit alpha-10-like, which encodes MYGGNEQKLFEDLFKNYNKLVRPVWNSSHAINVTLTLSINQINNMDERNQVLTLNVWIEQHWDDQKLVWDPEAYEGIEILRIPATEIWIPDVTLYDNADSNDYVAHSRQSNALVNHGGTVDLWSKPALVKSTCKIGVKFFPFDEQMCSMKFGSWTYNSFQMSLDKHKPEPDLSTFVNNEQWDLKFAVSRRHNVKYKCCPERYHDVTFYIGMRRKPLYYIYNLIMPCILLSSLSMLGFFMPYDVGVVKVSLSVTLILSLTVFLLLVAEMMPRTSDEVPLIGQYYAATMFLISLSTAMNVFVLNVNERGKIEGQDVPRWLRILALDYFAKVLCVQSCGSGSRRTGRDSSDYRQYGGHYTTHNFQNGSHQRTDTGHATLNQYNQTPSRNSMHVRFGTATTPGNESDMLLEDRDVGGGMGELESMQDRRLGRLERSVTDIFKHMKNLQKKRERQNQLKSDWGKVAQVLDRVLLVVFVLCTAATALVLLLRRTPGVEPPPEE